One Crocosphaera sp. UHCC 0190 DNA window includes the following coding sequences:
- the tsaD gene encoding tRNA (adenosine(37)-N6)-threonylcarbamoyltransferase complex transferase subunit TsaD, whose protein sequence is MTTILAIETSCDETAVAIVNNCEVYSSVVASQIELHRLYGGVVPEEASRQHLLTINPCIDQALAEANLSWNEIDGIAATVAPGLVGALIVGETAAKTLSIIHQKPFIGVHHLEGHIYATYLSEPNWKSPFLCLLVSGGHTSLIYVKDCGIYEQLGTTHDDAAGEAFDKVARLLKLGYPGGPIIDSLAKKGNPERFILPEGRVSLPGGGYHPYDSSFSGLKTAVLRLVEQLKKEGYDPLPVADLAASFQATVARSLTKKTIACALDYGITHIAVGGGVAANSGLRKQLQEAAKEHNLIVHFPPIKLCTDNAAMIGCAACDHFHRGHVSSLKLGVKSRLGITEVMQLYSVDN, encoded by the coding sequence ATGACCACTATATTAGCAATTGAAACCAGTTGTGATGAAACTGCCGTGGCCATCGTCAACAATTGTGAGGTTTATAGTAGTGTTGTTGCCTCACAAATTGAACTCCATCGGCTCTATGGGGGAGTGGTTCCCGAAGAAGCATCTCGTCAACATTTACTGACCATTAATCCTTGTATTGATCAAGCTTTAGCGGAAGCAAATTTAAGCTGGAATGAGATTGATGGCATTGCTGCAACGGTTGCTCCTGGGTTAGTTGGGGCGTTAATTGTAGGCGAAACAGCAGCGAAAACCCTTTCAATTATACATCAAAAACCCTTTATTGGGGTGCATCATTTAGAAGGTCATATTTATGCCACTTATTTGAGTGAACCTAACTGGAAATCGCCTTTTTTATGTTTGTTAGTTTCTGGGGGTCATACCAGTTTAATTTATGTAAAAGATTGCGGGATTTATGAACAATTAGGAACCACCCATGATGATGCGGCGGGGGAAGCTTTTGATAAGGTAGCAAGATTATTAAAATTAGGTTATCCAGGGGGGCCAATTATTGATAGTTTAGCCAAAAAAGGCAACCCTGAAAGGTTTATTTTACCAGAGGGAAGGGTATCATTACCAGGGGGAGGTTATCACCCCTATGATTCTAGTTTTAGTGGTTTAAAAACGGCAGTATTACGATTAGTTGAACAGTTAAAAAAAGAGGGATATGATCCCTTACCTGTTGCAGATTTAGCGGCCAGTTTTCAAGCAACAGTTGCCCGATCATTAACAAAAAAAACCATTGCCTGTGCCTTAGATTATGGTATCACTCATATTGCGGTTGGGGGAGGAGTTGCGGCCAATAGTGGACTAAGAAAACAGTTACAAGAAGCAGCAAAAGAACACAATTTAATTGTGCATTTTCCGCCGATTAAATTATGTACAGATAATGCAGCAATGATCGGTTGTGCTGCTTGTGATCATTTTCACAGAGGTCATGTTTCTTCCCTCAAATTAGGGGTAAAATCTCGATTAGGAATTACTGAGGTAATGCAGCTTTATTCAGTTGATAATTAG
- a CDS encoding PEP-CTERM sorting domain-containing protein, which translates to MSKKLLLIKYRGNQMINTKAIAFSSIVATLLAGTAAQAQFIPPDDLPPGKPATIDMMGTVEANGSVWNFSYTIGPLGEVERVDADGNVVLDEEGNPVYDLFYDLENPFYVNLETGEVVQGSVGDPDNAGFDYAQYDSLSAILDPNGGFNVSFADFGGASNFSQTFVFPAFAPDIPGLARFAGSLAGSLFDLTGNGVSITPNGQPSTIAINLYDNNNTIISTLNFGDILAIANADSDPAQSHTYGPFGNTDSPLLVNCAPAGCGRVEIELGFTGSGGGDRYGLVGGFNVVGVEGPPVSVPEPGTTAALVGVGLLGLASWKRKLS; encoded by the coding sequence ATGTCCAAGAAGCTCTTATTAATAAAATATAGAGGAAACCAAATGATAAATACCAAGGCGATAGCCTTTAGCTCGATTGTAGCGACATTACTGGCTGGAACCGCAGCGCAGGCGCAATTTATCCCCCCAGATGATCTCCCCCCAGGTAAGCCCGCTACCATTGATATGATGGGTACGGTTGAAGCCAACGGAAGTGTTTGGAATTTCAGCTACACCATAGGACCTCTCGGTGAAGTAGAAAGGGTTGATGCGGACGGAAACGTCGTTTTAGATGAGGAGGGAAATCCCGTTTATGACTTGTTCTACGACCTCGAAAACCCATTCTATGTCAACCTTGAGACTGGAGAGGTTGTTCAAGGCTCCGTTGGTGATCCCGATAATGCTGGCTTTGACTATGCACAATACGACAGTCTGTCTGCAATTCTAGATCCCAATGGCGGTTTTAATGTTAGTTTCGCAGATTTTGGGGGCGCAAGTAATTTCAGCCAAACATTTGTTTTTCCTGCATTTGCTCCAGATATCCCAGGATTAGCTCGTTTTGCTGGTTCTCTGGCAGGAAGTCTTTTTGATTTAACGGGTAATGGTGTAAGTATCACGCCGAATGGTCAACCGTCAACCATTGCCATTAATCTCTACGACAACAATAACACCATAATCTCCACCCTCAATTTTGGTGATATCCTTGCAATTGCTAATGCTGATTCCGATCCAGCACAATCCCATACCTATGGGCCTTTCGGCAACACAGATTCTCCTCTGCTAGTAAACTGCGCACCTGCTGGTTGCGGAAGGGTAGAAATCGAACTCGGCTTTACTGGTTCAGGTGGTGGCGATCGCTATGGTCTGGTTGGTGGTTTTAATGTAGTTGGTGTCGAAGGCCCTCCCGTCTCCGTACCCGAACCTGGTACCACTGCTGCTCTAGTGGGTGTGGGTCTTTTAGGCTTGGCTTCTTGGAAACGCAAGCTTTCCTAG
- a CDS encoding RNA polymerase sigma factor, RpoD/SigA family, producing the protein MPTANVNTKTKQPTYSADMVRTYLHEIGRVPLLTHEQEIVYGKQVQKMMTLLETKDNLAQNSGLEPSLGEWAKAVEMTETSLKKILEQGNRAKRKMIEANLRLVVAIAKKYQKRNMEFLDLIQEGSLGLERGVEKFDPTKGYKFSTYAYWWIRQAITRAIAQQARTIRLPIHITEKLNKIKKTQRELSQKLGRSATPAEIAQELEIEPAQIREFLSMARQPISLDVRVGDNQDTELSELLEDQGISPDHYITQELLRQDLSNLMAELTEQQRKVLTLRFGLEDGKELSLAKIGKKLNISRERVRQLEHQALAQLRRRRGNVKEYLAAS; encoded by the coding sequence ATGCCCACTGCTAACGTGAACACCAAAACCAAACAGCCTACGTATTCAGCAGATATGGTGCGGACTTATCTGCATGAAATTGGGCGGGTACCTCTGTTAACCCACGAACAAGAAATCGTTTATGGGAAACAAGTGCAAAAAATGATGACCTTGTTAGAAACAAAAGACAATCTTGCTCAAAACTCAGGACTCGAACCCAGTCTAGGAGAATGGGCCAAGGCGGTAGAGATGACGGAAACCAGCCTTAAGAAAATCCTAGAACAAGGAAATCGCGCCAAACGGAAGATGATTGAGGCCAATTTGCGCTTAGTTGTTGCCATTGCCAAGAAGTATCAAAAGCGCAACATGGAATTTCTCGACCTGATTCAAGAGGGTAGCTTAGGACTGGAAAGGGGTGTAGAAAAATTCGACCCAACCAAAGGCTATAAATTCTCGACCTATGCTTATTGGTGGATTCGCCAAGCGATCACGCGGGCGATCGCGCAACAAGCACGCACCATCCGTTTACCCATTCATATTACCGAGAAACTGAATAAAATCAAGAAAACTCAACGAGAACTCTCACAGAAATTAGGAAGAAGTGCTACTCCAGCAGAAATTGCCCAAGAATTAGAGATTGAACCCGCTCAAATTCGGGAATTTCTGAGTATGGCCCGTCAACCCATTTCCTTAGATGTTCGTGTCGGGGACAATCAAGATACAGAACTCTCGGAACTTTTGGAAGATCAAGGCATTTCCCCCGATCATTACATCACCCAAGAGTTATTACGCCAAGATCTCAGCAATCTGATGGCGGAACTCACCGAACAACAGCGAAAGGTTTTAACCCTCCGTTTTGGCTTAGAAGATGGCAAAGAACTATCTTTAGCCAAAATTGGCAAAAAGCTCAATATTAGTCGGGAACGGGTGCGTCAACTAGAACATCAAGCCTTAGCCCAACTGCGGAGACGACGGGGCAACGTCAAAGAATATCTGGCAGCCAGCTAA
- a CDS encoding nucleoside deaminase, whose translation MDEFMAAAIAEAKQGLKEGGIPIGSVLVKHQTIIGRGHNKRVQEGDPITHAEIDCLRNAGRIGNYQDTVLYSTLMPCYLCAGAVVQFNIKKVIAGESKTFPGAREFMESHGVEVIDLNLDECQNLMVQFIAKNPLLWQEDIGK comes from the coding sequence ATGGATGAATTTATGGCAGCAGCGATCGCCGAAGCAAAACAAGGCCTAAAAGAAGGCGGTATTCCCATCGGTTCCGTTTTAGTAAAACATCAGACAATTATTGGTAGAGGACACAATAAACGAGTCCAAGAAGGTGATCCCATTACCCATGCAGAAATTGATTGTTTACGCAATGCGGGACGGATCGGTAATTATCAAGATACGGTTCTTTATTCTACCTTAATGCCCTGTTATCTCTGTGCGGGAGCAGTGGTTCAGTTTAATATTAAAAAAGTCATTGCCGGAGAATCTAAAACTTTCCCAGGAGCGAGAGAATTTATGGAATCCCACGGCGTTGAAGTGATTGATTTGAATTTAGATGAATGTCAAAATTTGATGGTACAATTTATCGCCAAAAATCCCTTACTTTGGCAGGAAGATATTGGTAAATAA
- a CDS encoding bifunctional 4-hydroxy-2-oxoglutarate aldolase/2-dehydro-3-deoxy-phosphogluconate aldolase, giving the protein MSTINSSLEISASWQQLLRQHRAIAVIRTDDIESGLNMARAAAKGGMRLIEITWNSKNPAQIIQRLKTELPDCIIGTGTILTLEDLQAAIAAQVQFCFTPHVNQTLIKTAIDHQIPIIPGALSPTEIVSAWQGGASCVKVFPVQAVGGIAYIRGLQGPIGSIPLIPTGGVTLDNAANFLEAGAIAVGLSGQLFPDHAINNQDWKNVTKRAEFLRDKIKHLQEI; this is encoded by the coding sequence TTGTCTACTATAAATTCCTCTCTTGAAATATCAGCGTCTTGGCAACAATTGTTAAGACAACATCGGGCAATTGCTGTCATTCGGACAGATGACATAGAATCAGGTTTAAACATGGCTAGAGCAGCAGCCAAAGGCGGTATGCGACTGATTGAAATTACTTGGAATAGTAAAAATCCTGCTCAAATTATTCAACGCTTAAAAACAGAATTACCAGATTGTATCATTGGCACGGGGACAATTTTAACATTAGAAGACTTACAAGCTGCCATCGCTGCTCAGGTACAATTCTGTTTTACGCCTCACGTCAATCAAACCCTAATTAAAACAGCGATTGATCACCAAATTCCTATCATTCCAGGGGCCCTATCTCCCACAGAAATTGTCAGTGCTTGGCAAGGGGGAGCGAGTTGTGTTAAAGTCTTTCCGGTACAGGCAGTTGGTGGCATTGCTTATATTCGAGGATTACAGGGGCCAATAGGTTCAATTCCTTTAATTCCGACCGGTGGCGTGACCTTAGACAATGCGGCTAATTTTCTTGAAGCAGGGGCGATCGCTGTCGGTTTATCAGGTCAATTATTTCCTGATCATGCTATTAATAATCAAGACTGGAAAAATGTTACAAAACGGGCAGAATTTTTAAGAGACAAAATAAAACATCTCCAAGAGATTTAA
- a CDS encoding sirohydrochlorin chelatase: MSTVKLDECDSLKSLHFPPLPLSRPLLMIGHGTRDIDGKQTFLDFVAAYQALDNSRPVIPCFLELTEPYIQQGVDYCVSQGYTDISALPILLFAARHNKFDVTKELDRTKERYPELKFHYGRHFGITPNLFKLWQERLAEFDHPHANPKEIKRSETVLLFVGRGSSDPDANGDVCKLARMLWEGSGYQTVETCFIGITHPRLEEGFKRALFYQPKRIIVLPYFLFTGALVKKIFQTTAEQQTLYPEIEMTCLPEMGIHPQLLQVVRERELETQQGQVQMNCEMCKFRLAAVDDHGHHHHSHDHHHHHHSNPDPYAKVEDYHQRIWQTP, translated from the coding sequence ATGTCCACCGTGAAGCTAGATGAGTGTGACTCCCTAAAGTCCCTTCATTTTCCCCCCTTACCTTTATCTCGTCCCCTCCTAATGATCGGTCATGGAACCAGAGATATTGACGGAAAACAAACCTTTCTTGACTTTGTTGCTGCTTATCAAGCATTAGACAATTCTCGTCCCGTGATTCCTTGCTTTTTGGAACTGACAGAACCCTACATTCAACAAGGGGTAGACTATTGTGTCTCTCAAGGTTATACCGATATTTCTGCCTTACCAATTCTTTTATTTGCAGCGCGTCATAACAAGTTTGATGTGACCAAGGAACTTGATCGCACCAAAGAGCGTTACCCTGAGTTAAAGTTTCACTATGGGCGACATTTTGGCATTACCCCCAACCTGTTTAAATTGTGGCAGGAACGCTTAGCTGAGTTCGATCATCCCCACGCTAACCCCAAGGAAATTAAACGGTCTGAGACGGTGTTATTATTTGTTGGGAGGGGTTCTAGTGATCCTGATGCCAATGGGGATGTCTGTAAGTTAGCGAGAATGTTATGGGAAGGTAGCGGTTATCAAACAGTAGAAACCTGTTTTATTGGTATTACTCATCCTCGTCTAGAAGAAGGGTTTAAACGGGCCCTTTTTTACCAACCAAAACGGATTATTGTGTTACCTTATTTCTTGTTTACTGGGGCATTAGTCAAGAAAATTTTTCAAACAACTGCCGAACAACAAACCCTTTATCCTGAGATTGAGATGACTTGTTTACCGGAGATGGGTATTCATCCTCAACTGTTACAGGTTGTCAGGGAACGAGAGTTAGAAACTCAACAGGGACAAGTCCAGATGAACTGTGAGATGTGTAAGTTTCGTCTTGCTGCGGTTGACGATCATGGCCATCATCATCATTCCCACGATCATCACCATCATCATCATTCAAACCCCGATCCTTACGCCAAAGTTGAAGATTATCATCAGCGGATTTGGCAGACACCATAA
- the sipA gene encoding regulatory protein SipA, with the protein MDKQRVAVGSKISLIAKPPYLKTADPMPMLRPADILEIGEEGTVMDRRPGGYWGVKFARGTFLMESQYIALLTSQESSHTVT; encoded by the coding sequence ATGGATAAACAACGAGTTGCCGTTGGTAGTAAAATTTCTTTAATTGCCAAACCTCCCTACTTGAAAACCGCCGACCCTATGCCCATGTTACGCCCTGCTGATATCTTAGAAATTGGGGAGGAAGGAACGGTTATGGATCGTCGTCCTGGAGGTTATTGGGGGGTTAAATTTGCCAGAGGAACTTTCTTGATGGAAAGTCAATATATTGCCCTTCTAACCTCTCAGGAATCATCTCATACTGTGACTTAA
- a CDS encoding tetratricopeptide repeat protein, whose amino-acid sequence MKISKTKHRRWIYTALVLMLLALISFSILPLVSSIVQASQPQGENLSLAATESAKLENEALGYQLVLEREPDNDNALRGLLEARLRQGDLAAALIPLERLAQLNPQQPQYGLLLAQGKQQLQDYEGATATYREILAANPGEIAALKGMVDVLIAQNRSQQAISLVQNTLNQALKEGSEESQSESPFNLTSLQLLLGEIYTKQKRYDEALAIYDQAIKGDVDDFRPLLAKAIMLRQQGKETEAQTLFKDAILKAPVQYKEQLKDIALESQKSANKTDNSVTETEEETK is encoded by the coding sequence ATGAAAATCTCTAAAACCAAGCATCGCCGCTGGATTTATACTGCTTTAGTGTTAATGCTCTTAGCATTAATTTCTTTTTCCATTTTACCCTTAGTCAGTAGTATTGTTCAAGCCAGTCAACCTCAAGGGGAGAATTTATCCTTAGCTGCCACAGAATCCGCTAAATTAGAGAATGAAGCCCTAGGCTATCAATTGGTTTTAGAAAGAGAACCTGATAATGATAATGCCCTGCGTGGATTGTTAGAAGCACGACTAAGACAGGGAGATTTGGCCGCTGCACTCATTCCCTTAGAACGATTGGCCCAACTGAACCCCCAACAACCTCAGTATGGCTTATTATTAGCTCAAGGGAAACAACAGTTACAAGACTATGAAGGAGCGACGGCTACCTATCGAGAGATTTTAGCGGCAAATCCCGGTGAAATAGCAGCGTTAAAAGGAATGGTTGATGTACTGATCGCCCAAAATCGTTCTCAACAGGCGATTAGCTTAGTACAAAATACCTTAAATCAAGCCCTCAAGGAAGGATCTGAGGAGTCTCAGTCAGAGAGTCCTTTTAATTTAACCTCTCTCCAATTATTGTTAGGAGAAATTTACACCAAACAAAAGCGTTATGATGAGGCTTTGGCCATTTATGATCAAGCAATTAAAGGGGACGTTGATGATTTTCGTCCTCTCTTAGCTAAGGCAATTATGTTAAGGCAACAGGGTAAAGAAACGGAAGCACAAACCCTATTTAAAGATGCTATTCTTAAAGCTCCTGTTCAATACAAAGAGCAACTCAAAGACATTGCTTTAGAAAGTCAAAAATCAGCGAATAAAACTGACAATTCAGTGACAGAAACTGAGGAAGAAACTAAATAG
- a CDS encoding low-complexity tail membrane protein, translating into MNNFRLEPFLWIHLAGIAVAPLLLLVMGLGLAVGDPLPFYWLELLLVVTVGILPILWMQWTRPFDIFSILIVAIKPNSLTPDQRKILTLLKTRKNKIFNTIAALVLLGIAWQLYHWAPLGAITAQMLPQWRILGLIIAAIAFLLSNLFIQIPVSVVGVLLTSQQQWLNTAPYDLEKILKDFTILGLRVNKIFLIPTMPPSENLKEETS; encoded by the coding sequence ATGAACAATTTTCGTCTTGAACCCTTTTTGTGGATTCATTTGGCCGGGATAGCCGTTGCTCCCTTATTATTACTGGTAATGGGGTTAGGACTAGCGGTAGGTGATCCTTTGCCTTTTTATTGGCTAGAATTATTGTTAGTAGTAACCGTGGGGATTCTGCCTATTTTGTGGATGCAATGGACAAGGCCTTTTGATATTTTTAGTATCTTAATTGTTGCCATTAAACCCAACAGCTTAACCCCTGACCAACGCAAGATTTTAACTCTGTTGAAAACGCGAAAAAATAAGATTTTTAATACGATTGCCGCCTTAGTATTATTAGGCATTGCATGGCAATTGTATCATTGGGCCCCCCTTGGTGCAATCACAGCACAAATGCTTCCTCAATGGCGTATTTTAGGACTGATAATCGCAGCGATCGCCTTTTTATTAAGTAACCTATTTATCCAAATTCCCGTGAGTGTTGTGGGGGTTTTATTGACCTCACAACAACAGTGGTTAAACACTGCCCCCTATGATCTCGAAAAAATTCTCAAGGATTTCACTATCCTAGGATTACGGGTTAACAAAATCTTCTTAATCCCGACAATGCCCCCATCAGAGAATCTCAAGGAAGAAACTTCATAA
- a CDS encoding alpha/beta fold hydrolase: MQIAPISPNSAVSGNYWQWQGHNIYYVRAGVKQPQRPPLLLIHGFGASTDHWDKNIAQLQETFEVWAIDLLGFGRSAKPNLQYSGNLWRDQLNDFITEIIGQPVILAGNSLGGYASLCVAAECPNAAKGLILLNSAGPFSDSKNPKKPNPIQKLIRSVLLHPFPSYLLFQYMRRPANIRKTLKKVYLNQEAVTDKLVEDIYRPSCDEGAVQVFASVFKTPQGETVDNLLQQLTHPLLMLWGSGDPWMNAKQRGEKYRQYYPNLTEYYLEAGHCPHDEIPDEVNRLIHDWVMSH, translated from the coding sequence ATGCAAATAGCTCCCATTTCCCCTAATTCTGCTGTATCTGGAAATTATTGGCAATGGCAAGGACATAATATCTATTATGTCCGAGCAGGGGTTAAACAGCCTCAACGTCCCCCTTTACTCTTGATACATGGTTTTGGTGCATCTACAGATCATTGGGATAAAAATATTGCTCAATTACAAGAAACCTTTGAAGTTTGGGCCATTGACTTATTAGGATTTGGTCGTTCTGCAAAACCCAATTTACAATATAGTGGTAATCTTTGGCGCGATCAACTCAATGATTTTATCACCGAAATAATTGGTCAACCTGTCATTTTAGCAGGTAATTCTTTAGGGGGTTATGCTTCGCTTTGTGTGGCGGCAGAATGTCCAAATGCTGCTAAAGGACTGATTTTACTTAATAGTGCTGGCCCATTTAGTGATAGTAAAAATCCCAAGAAACCTAATCCTATTCAAAAGTTAATTCGTTCTGTTTTACTCCATCCTTTCCCTAGCTATTTATTATTTCAATATATGCGTCGTCCGGCTAATATTCGCAAGACCTTAAAAAAAGTATATCTCAATCAAGAGGCAGTAACAGATAAGTTAGTTGAAGACATTTATCGTCCCTCTTGTGATGAGGGTGCTGTCCAAGTTTTTGCCTCCGTTTTCAAGACACCCCAAGGAGAAACTGTAGACAATTTATTACAACAATTAACCCATCCTTTATTAATGTTATGGGGTAGCGGTGATCCTTGGATGAATGCAAAACAACGAGGGGAAAAATACCGCCAATATTATCCTAATTTAACCGAATATTATCTAGAAGCTGGTCATTGTCCCCATGATGAAATTCCTGATGAAGTTAACCGTTTAATTCATGATTGGGTGATGAGTCATTAA
- a CDS encoding ArnT family glycosyltransferase, with the protein MFPKLPPSVIWILLFGLIFRSIIAFWLLPGYDEGYYYLYTQHLDWSYFDHPVFVALTTGFGIWLTGITSPFTLRIGTVFLYTGSLLLLYFTSARLFNVKSAKITLIIASIIPIFQIGFGIVTLPDSPLIFFWSAALYCAVSEFFPVDNQIYIPSYRLSILGILIGLACLSKYHGFVLGFSLVAFCLTSYPHCRALFSRWTGLGLILFIITLFPLLFWNFNHDWISFKFQFFNRFLPVPNVPESSYNLLNSLAVFGVGIGLLFPTIGFPLWWILFRSLLLQLFIPLRKDGQIDLDSANKPYFWEKQLFILWLSLPLTLGLIILGGKQQILVTWPIPGYWGATLLLGLYAAKWEKYSKFWVEWWLKGSTIIITTILLLFLIHLNTGTLLKSSQNVLFGGVFTSDNDPSNELIDVKQLRQGMASSPILYKALKEADFLFTNAYYLGGLIDLALKPLNPIPVTCFSYDRRGFPFWPDTEQWVGKNALYITLKRFAEMPELTAEFSAFFDSIEEIGTVEIKRGGVIVNVFYVYKAHNLLKPYFSTENSVR; encoded by the coding sequence GTGTTCCCCAAACTCCCACCCTCAGTAATTTGGATATTACTGTTTGGTCTAATATTCCGTTCTATCATTGCTTTTTGGTTGCTTCCTGGCTATGACGAAGGCTATTATTATCTTTACACCCAACATTTAGATTGGAGTTACTTTGATCATCCTGTTTTCGTCGCATTAACTACAGGGTTTGGTATTTGGTTAACAGGTATTACCTCCCCCTTTACCCTACGCATTGGCACAGTATTTTTATATACAGGTAGCTTATTATTATTATACTTTACCAGTGCCAGATTGTTCAATGTTAAATCCGCTAAAATTACCTTAATTATTGCGTCAATTATTCCCATTTTTCAAATTGGTTTTGGTATTGTCACCCTTCCTGATAGTCCTTTAATCTTCTTTTGGTCAGCAGCTTTATATTGTGCTGTTTCTGAATTTTTTCCTGTAGATAATCAAATTTATATTCCTAGTTATCGTCTTAGTATTTTAGGTATTTTAATCGGTTTAGCTTGCTTAAGTAAATATCATGGGTTTGTTTTAGGTTTCTCTTTAGTTGCCTTTTGTTTAACCAGTTATCCTCATTGTCGTGCTTTATTTTCCCGTTGGACAGGATTAGGATTAATCTTATTTATTATAACATTATTTCCTCTCTTATTCTGGAATTTTAATCATGATTGGATATCTTTTAAATTTCAATTTTTTAATCGTTTTCTCCCGGTTCCCAATGTGCCAGAATCTTCCTACAATCTTTTGAATTCGTTAGCTGTATTTGGGGTAGGAATTGGACTATTATTTCCGACCATTGGCTTCCCCTTATGGTGGATTCTATTCCGAAGTTTATTATTACAATTATTCATACCCTTAAGAAAAGATGGTCAAATTGATTTAGATAGTGCAAATAAACCTTATTTCTGGGAAAAACAATTATTTATTCTCTGGTTATCTTTACCCTTAACATTAGGATTAATTATCTTAGGTGGGAAACAACAAATTTTGGTGACTTGGCCTATTCCTGGTTATTGGGGAGCTACTTTGTTATTAGGATTATATGCAGCTAAATGGGAAAAATATTCAAAGTTTTGGGTGGAATGGTGGTTAAAAGGAAGCACCATTATAATTACAACTATTTTGTTATTATTTTTAATTCATCTTAATACAGGAACTCTCTTAAAATCCAGTCAAAATGTTTTGTTCGGTGGTGTTTTTACCTCAGATAATGATCCCTCTAATGAACTAATTGATGTTAAACAATTAAGACAAGGAATGGCAAGCTCTCCCATTCTTTATAAGGCGTTAAAAGAGGCTGATTTTCTGTTTACTAATGCCTATTATTTAGGAGGATTAATCGATTTAGCCCTTAAACCCCTAAATCCAATTCCTGTAACTTGTTTCAGTTATGATAGACGAGGGTTTCCTTTTTGGCCGGATACGGAGCAATGGGTTGGTAAAAATGCCCTTTATATCACCTTGAAACGGTTTGCTGAAATGCCAGAATTAACCGCCGAATTTAGCGCATTTTTTGACAGTATTGAAGAAATTGGTACAGTAGAAATTAAACGAGGAGGAGTTATTGTTAATGTCTTTTATGTTTATAAAGCACATAATTTATTAAAACCCTATTTTTCTACAGAAAACTCGGTTAGATAA